In Aegilops tauschii subsp. strangulata cultivar AL8/78 chromosome 3, Aet v6.0, whole genome shotgun sequence, one genomic interval encodes:
- the LOC109757311 gene encoding BTB/POZ and MATH domain-containing protein 2, protein MASLRIEDPLHRWPAAVWRSPDTNTFPATTSERSSWKLSVPKPFFHCQEERYVVDDRLTILCVVHVLRLDVTLPNTRSCFISVVPPPTISGDLLMLLFASMSKSDSVKHAMRPDVTFIVGQTKIRAHKLVLAVRSPVFAAEFRWHMNESIIIRVDDDDMSASTFRAMLRFIYTDELPIKPNNDRMILTSEDKHAARLYEAMVRDLLVAADRYDLQRLRLLGEKVLAEGMDDKSVIPTLMVVHGRYSCRQLEDLCIEYIASHPNVYSDLKATEEYNEIKNSCFSFLLEVTDKVDMIDMAPKASSSNLQSHKRKRNDGGQVVVHGSHKFTIPYFRAVQRSLLAVGKNTICSGIFQVGGYNWQLCVRWLYPSNSSEFVVYLCVVSSFETSHVTTSIGFKIDDPSGMSLPPITMVEEIFTEAEYFRHAKFTLMKSTNSSHDDSLTIHCHLNVTKEAACTSSSTISDGAGVTVVVPPPYIGLHLEQLLLGGQRSDVRFLVEECDIRAHGLVIAARSPVLYQVVEAAAAKVDNHHIVRVDDMKAAVFRSVLHFIYTDKLPSIDNPVLAVEDMLAAACRFGLERLKIACENFFADHISNKNALCTLKLAQRHHCLELEKYCVKFIST, encoded by the coding sequence ATGGCCAGCTTGAGGATCGAAGACCCGCTTCACCGGTGGCCTGCCGCGGTATGGCGAAGCCCGGACACCAACACCTTCCCGGCAACAACAAGTGAAAGGAGTAGTTGGAAGCTGTCGGTCCCCAAGCCGTTTTTCCATTGCCAAGAGGAGCGGTACGTGGTAGATGACCGCCTCACCATCCTCTGCGTCGTCCATGTCCTCCGGCTGGACGTCACCCTCCCAAATACCAGGAGCTGCTTCATCTCGGTCGTGCCGCCGCCAACCATCTCCGGAGATCTCCTCATGCTTCTTTTTGCGTCGATGTCTAAATCAGATTCCGTGAAGCACGCCATGAGGCCAGACGTGACGTTCATCGTGGGGCAGACCAAGATCCGGGCGCATAAGCTTGTCCTTGCCGTGCGGTCGCCGGTTTTCGCGGCGGAGTTTCGATGGCACATGAATGAGAGTATCATAATCAGGGTCGACGACGACGACATGAGCGCCTCCACTTTCAGGGCCATGCTCCGCTTCATCTACACCGATGAGCTTCCCATCAAACCAAACAACGACCGCATGATACTAACAAGCGAAGATAAGCACGCGGCAAGGCTCTACGAGGCCATGGTGCGCGACCTGCTGGTAGCCGCCGATAGGTATGACTTACAAAGGCTAAGGCTCTTGGGCGAGAAGGTACTAGCTGAGGGCATGGATGATAAGTCTGTCATACCTACACTGATGGTGGTGCACGGTAGGTACAGTTGTCGGCAGCTCGAGGATTTATGCATCGAGTACATAGCGTCCCATCCAAATGTTTATAGTGACCTGAAGGCAACCGAGGAGTATAACGAAATCAAGAATAGTTGCTTCTCTTTCCTACTCGAGGTCACCGACAAAGTAGACATGATCGATATGGCTCCAAAGGCAAGCTCCAGCAATCTCCAGTCCCACAAAAGAAAGCGAAATGATGGAGGTCAGGTGGTAGTCCACGGCTCACACAAGTTTACGATCCCCTACTTTAGGGCCGTTCAGAGGAGCCTGCTTGCTGTTGGCAAAAATACCATTTGTTCTGGCATTTTTCAGGTTGGCGGCTACAATTGGCAGCTATGTGTACGGTGGTTATACCCATCCAATTCTTCGGAATTTGTTGTGTATCTCTGTGTGGTGAGTAGTTTTGAAACTTCCCATGTCACTACGTCAATTGGCTTCAAGATAGATGACCCTAGTGGCATGTCCTTGCCGCCAATAACAATGGTAGAAGAAATTTTTACCGAGGCAGAATACTTCAGGCATGCAAAGTTCACCCTCATGAAATCAACCAACTCCTCACATGATGACTCCCTCACTATACACTGCCATCTCAATGTCACCAAGGAGGCTGCTTGCACTAGTTCTAGCACCATCTCCGATGGTGCCGGAGTCACGGTCGTTGTGCCTCCACCCTACATCGGTTTGCACCTTGAGCAGTTGTTGCTTGGTGGGCAAAGGTCTGATGTGAGGTTCCTGGTTGAGGAGTGTGACATCCGTGCTCATGGGCTCGTAATCGCGGCTCGATCACCAGTCCTATACCAAGTGGTTGAAGCGGCGGCGGCCAAGGTGGACAATCATCACATCGTACGGGTCGACGACATGAAGGCAGCAGTCTTCAGGTCTGTTCTCCACTTCATCTACACCGACAAGCTGCCCTCTATAGATAACCCAGTCCTTGCCGTTGAAGACATGCTCGCGGCAGCCTGCCGATTCGGTCTCGAGAGGTTGAAGATTGCGTGCGAGAACTTTTTCGCTGACCACATCTCGAATAAGAATGCATTGTGCACGTTGAAACTGGCGCAACGTCACCACTGCTTGGAACTAGAAAAATACTGTGTCAAGTTCATCTCTACATGA